One Streptomyces mobaraensis NBRC 13819 = DSM 40847 DNA segment encodes these proteins:
- a CDS encoding VOC family protein, with protein sequence MRIYLTSVFVDDQEKAHRFYTDVLGFVTKHDVPVGGTDRWLTVVSPENPDGTELLLEPSGHPAVRPYREALLADGIPAIAFAVDDVRAEYERLRALGARFTQEPVEMGPEVTAVLDDTCGNLIQLAQSV encoded by the coding sequence ATGAGGATCTACCTGACCAGCGTTTTCGTCGACGACCAGGAGAAGGCCCACCGCTTCTACACCGACGTGCTGGGGTTCGTGACGAAGCACGACGTCCCGGTCGGCGGTACGGACCGGTGGCTGACCGTCGTCTCGCCGGAGAACCCCGACGGGACCGAACTCCTGCTCGAACCCTCCGGGCACCCCGCGGTGAGGCCGTACAGGGAGGCGCTGCTCGCGGACGGGATCCCGGCCATCGCCTTCGCGGTGGACGACGTCCGGGCCGAGTACGAGCGGCTGCGCGCGCTGGGGGCGCGGTTCACGCAGGAGCCGGTGGAGATGGGGCCGGAGGTGACGGCGGTGCTGGACGACACCTGCGGGAACCTGATCCAGCTCGCCCAGTCGGTGTAG
- a CDS encoding GlxA family transcriptional regulator: MRPAMHRVVVFALPGVVPFELGIPGKAFGLARGPDGERLYEVLTCTPDGRPVRTGEDFSIAVEHDASVIATADTLIVAPVDDPARVTDPLPEPVAAALGRVRPGTRLVSICTASFVLAAAGLLDDRPATTHWAYAERFRGLYPRTALDRDVLYVDDGDVLTSAGAAAGMDLCLHLIRRDHGSEIANQVARLCVVPPWRDGGQAQYIARPVPDATGNDAAAARAWALRRLHRPIRLGELAAQAGMSVRTFSRRFLAETGQTPGQWLTAQRLELARRLLESSDLPVDRVAEQAGFGSASSLRQHLAAAIGVSPAAYRRTFQGRTAG, encoded by the coding sequence ATGCGCCCCGCCATGCACCGCGTCGTCGTCTTCGCCCTCCCGGGCGTCGTCCCCTTCGAACTCGGCATCCCCGGCAAGGCGTTCGGCCTCGCCCGCGGTCCGGACGGCGAACGGCTCTACGAGGTCCTCACCTGCACCCCGGACGGCCGGCCGGTGCGTACCGGCGAGGACTTCTCGATCGCCGTCGAGCACGACGCGAGCGTCATCGCCACCGCCGACACCCTGATCGTGGCGCCCGTCGACGACCCGGCCCGCGTCACCGACCCGCTCCCCGAGCCGGTGGCCGCCGCCCTGGGCCGGGTCCGGCCCGGCACCCGCCTGGTGTCGATCTGCACGGCCTCCTTCGTGCTCGCCGCCGCCGGGCTGCTCGACGACCGGCCCGCCACCACGCACTGGGCGTACGCCGAGCGCTTCCGCGGCCTGTACCCGCGGACCGCGCTCGATCGCGATGTGCTCTACGTGGACGACGGCGACGTACTCACCTCGGCCGGCGCCGCCGCCGGTATGGACCTCTGCCTGCACCTGATCCGCCGCGACCACGGCAGCGAGATCGCCAACCAGGTCGCCCGCCTGTGCGTCGTCCCTCCTTGGCGCGACGGCGGACAGGCCCAGTACATCGCCCGGCCCGTCCCCGACGCGACCGGCAACGATGCCGCCGCGGCCCGCGCGTGGGCCCTCCGCCGGCTCCACCGGCCCATCAGGCTGGGCGAGTTGGCCGCCCAGGCGGGCATGAGCGTGCGCACCTTCAGCCGCCGGTTCCTCGCCGAGACCGGCCAGACCCCCGGCCAGTGGCTCACCGCCCAGCGGCTCGAACTCGCCCGCCGGCTGCTGGAGTCCAGCGATCTGCCGGTGGACCGGGTCGCCGAGCAGGCCGGGTTCGGCAGCGCCTCGTCGCTGCGCCAGCACCTGGCCGCCGCCATCGGCGTCTCGCCCGCCGCGTACCGCCGTACGTTCCAGGGACGGACCGCGGGCTGA
- a CDS encoding NADP-dependent oxidoreductase yields MTARMTAVAFAEPGGPEVLKAVERERPVPGPAEVLVRVHAAGVNPVDWKTRAAGALFLPGDGVVGWDVSGVVEAVGLGVTLFRPGDEVYGMPGFPRMVGGYAEYVAAPARHFAPKPAGLDHVHAAALPLAALTAWQALVDMAALKAGQRVLVHAAAGGVGHLAVQIAKAYGAYVIGTASAGKHAFVRGLGADEVIDYTAVDFASVVSDVDVVIDPISGDYQERSLSVLRDGGTLVTLSARQTEALTSAATARSIRSGFMLVEPDRRALLAITELAANGRLRAHVDAVFPLADAARAHELGETGRTTGKLVLTVDPLDRRDGFDALDGLDGLDPLDSRPPRPAG; encoded by the coding sequence ATGACGGCGAGGATGACGGCCGTGGCCTTCGCGGAGCCGGGCGGGCCGGAGGTGCTGAAGGCCGTGGAACGGGAGCGGCCGGTACCCGGCCCGGCGGAGGTCCTGGTCAGGGTGCACGCGGCCGGCGTCAACCCGGTGGACTGGAAGACCCGGGCGGCCGGTGCCCTGTTCCTCCCCGGCGACGGCGTCGTGGGCTGGGACGTCTCGGGTGTGGTGGAGGCCGTCGGCCTCGGCGTGACGCTCTTCCGGCCGGGCGACGAGGTGTACGGCATGCCGGGCTTCCCCCGGATGGTCGGCGGCTACGCCGAGTACGTGGCCGCCCCGGCACGCCACTTCGCCCCCAAACCGGCCGGGCTCGACCATGTGCACGCGGCGGCCCTGCCGCTGGCCGCGCTCACGGCCTGGCAGGCCCTGGTGGACATGGCGGCCCTGAAGGCGGGGCAGCGCGTCCTGGTGCACGCCGCGGCGGGTGGCGTGGGGCACCTGGCGGTGCAGATCGCCAAGGCGTACGGCGCGTACGTCATCGGCACGGCCAGTGCGGGCAAGCACGCGTTCGTGCGGGGGCTGGGCGCGGACGAGGTGATCGACTACACGGCGGTCGACTTCGCCTCGGTGGTCTCCGACGTGGACGTGGTGATCGACCCGATCTCCGGGGACTACCAGGAGCGCTCGCTGTCGGTGCTGCGGGACGGTGGCACGCTGGTCACCCTCTCGGCCCGCCAGACCGAGGCGCTCACCTCGGCCGCGACCGCGCGCTCCATCCGGTCGGGCTTCATGCTGGTCGAGCCCGACCGGCGAGCACTGCTGGCCATCACGGAATTGGCCGCGAACGGCAGGCTGAGGGCGCACGTTGACGCCGTCTTCCCGCTGGCGGACGCCGCGAGGGCGCATGAGCTCGGTGAAACGGGAAGGACCACCGGGAAGTTGGTGCTCACCGTCGATCCGCTCGATCGGCGCGATGGGTTTGATGCGCTTGATGGACTTGATGGGCTTGATCCGCTCGATTCGCGACCGCCGCGGCCCGCCGGGTGA
- a CDS encoding MFS transporter, translated as MAAKAGAIPWMTMSVVLAALFMAVLDSFIVVVAGPSIEADLRASAGDVQWVLAGYQLSYAVLIITATRLADLYGRKRMFLLGVALFTLASVACALSPNAGALIASRVIQGLGAALMVPQVFAYVTVLVPAARRHSVYGVLGVVMGMATIGGQLIGGLLIGADLFGSGWRMVFWVNVPLGIALFLLAVRHVPTTGSAAARRLDIPGVLALSAALFLLVLPLIQGQEAGWPWWVWACFAGSAAAFVLFAVIERGVERRGGDPLVPPALFGQRSFSLGIVLVLALYALIYSYYLVLSITMQQGLGMSALGAGLVYAPAATAFFVFSMVASRTIPKYGRRVLEIGAVILAGGYLSTGLLLVSGPRITPLLVIPTLVLQSVGGGLVITPALNTVLSRVRPESAGVASGVLSTAQQCGGALGVAVIGALFFGSFHPATAGRVAAAGHAFAVASFGVFAIAVVAGIVVFLLPKNPS; from the coding sequence GTGGCCGCGAAGGCCGGTGCCATTCCGTGGATGACGATGTCGGTCGTCTTGGCCGCCCTGTTCATGGCCGTCCTGGACTCCTTTATCGTCGTCGTCGCCGGCCCCTCGATCGAGGCGGATCTGCGTGCCTCCGCCGGCGACGTCCAGTGGGTCCTGGCCGGTTACCAGTTGAGTTACGCGGTTCTCATCATCACCGCCACTCGGCTGGCCGATCTGTACGGCCGCAAGCGGATGTTCCTTCTCGGGGTGGCCCTGTTCACTCTGGCGTCGGTCGCTTGCGCGCTGTCGCCGAATGCCGGAGCCCTTATCGCTTCGCGTGTCATTCAGGGGCTGGGGGCGGCCCTGATGGTTCCCCAGGTCTTCGCCTATGTCACGGTGCTTGTGCCCGCGGCGAGGCGGCACAGCGTGTACGGGGTGCTCGGTGTCGTCATGGGTATGGCCACCATCGGCGGTCAGCTCATCGGCGGACTGCTGATCGGCGCCGATCTCTTCGGCTCCGGCTGGCGCATGGTGTTCTGGGTGAACGTGCCGCTCGGAATCGCGCTGTTCCTGCTCGCCGTGCGCCATGTGCCGACGACCGGCTCGGCCGCCGCCCGCAGGCTGGACATCCCCGGCGTTCTGGCGCTCAGTGCGGCCCTGTTCCTCCTGGTGCTCCCGCTGATCCAGGGTCAGGAGGCGGGCTGGCCGTGGTGGGTCTGGGCGTGTTTCGCGGGCAGTGCCGCCGCGTTCGTCCTGTTCGCCGTGATCGAGAGGGGCGTCGAGCGGCGGGGCGGGGATCCGCTCGTACCGCCGGCGCTGTTCGGGCAGCGTTCGTTCTCGCTCGGGATCGTTCTCGTCCTCGCCCTGTACGCGCTGATCTACTCGTACTACCTGGTCCTGTCGATAACGATGCAGCAGGGTCTCGGTATGTCGGCGCTCGGTGCCGGACTCGTCTACGCGCCGGCGGCCACCGCGTTCTTCGTGTTCAGCATGGTGGCGAGCCGGACCATCCCGAAGTACGGCCGGCGCGTCCTGGAGATCGGCGCGGTGATCCTGGCCGGCGGTTATCTGTCGACGGGCCTGTTGCTGGTGTCCGGCCCCCGGATCACTCCGCTCCTGGTGATACCCACCCTTGTGCTGCAGAGCGTCGGCGGCGGACTGGTCATCACTCCGGCGCTCAACACCGTGCTGAGCCGCGTCCGGCCGGAGTCGGCCGGTGTCGCGTCGGGGGTCCTGTCCACGGCCCAGCAGTGCGGCGGGGCGCTGGGTGTCGCCGTGATCGGAGCGCTCTTCTTCGGTTCGTTCCATCCCGCGACGGCCGGCAGGGTCGCGGCCGCCGGCCATGCCTTCGCCGTCGCGTCCTTCGGAGTGTTCGCCATCGCCGTCGTCGCGGGCATCGTCGTCTTCCTGCTGCCCAAGAACCCGTCGTGA
- a CDS encoding beta/gamma crystallin domain-containing protein, with product MLSKVKKSATSAAVAFAAAAALTAVVPAGNAYAIDHVACRGGENFLKIWSHSGGKQSVDCYANRGKTDFGGWWVDKISTGNNDLVYNDANGDSVKIERWHEITFPNRPPKVNSIEIL from the coding sequence GTGCTGTCGAAAGTGAAAAAGTCCGCGACTTCCGCGGCCGTGGCCTTCGCGGCCGCCGCCGCGTTGACCGCGGTCGTCCCGGCCGGCAATGCCTACGCCATCGACCATGTCGCCTGCCGCGGCGGGGAGAACTTCCTGAAGATCTGGTCGCACAGCGGCGGAAAGCAGAGCGTGGACTGCTACGCCAACCGCGGGAAGACCGACTTCGGCGGGTGGTGGGTCGACAAGATCTCCACCGGCAACAACGACCTGGTCTACAACGACGCCAACGGTGACTCGGTGAAAATCGAGCGTTGGCACGAAATCACCTTCCCGAACCGCCCGCCCAAGGTCAACTCCATTGAGATCCTCTGA